One region of Bacteroidales bacterium genomic DNA includes:
- a CDS encoding HAMP domain-containing protein, producing MGNFSISDKLILAFLSLSFLTISIIASYSFYNTKEAVLERTFNQLTSVRVVKTNLIETFFSDCINDVQLAKSSSDIKEIVKQINKFGSSSNYSILNDSLVDFNNLFINEISKKHYTGISIVGKNNLIYQIKTLKSSHNRLNQDYGSLRTSSTLSEFAYISDLTKPDSISQPVITISSKISDSTNNIIGIIVFEISLNSIDSIMLENNPSNGLGTSGESYLVGHDYLMRSSSRFHANSVLNTIVKTEAVDSAFIDLPGTKVIDDYRGISVLSSYSKINIPNLDWVILAEIDFKEATISIYKIRNEIIFISIFIFFLVLVVVIILSKKITYPVKKLNQAAQEIGAGNFDIEIKNNLNDEIGELTDTFNKMTKKLKDQTEELKAERIKSLSSLIDGQESERQRLSGELHDSLGQLLIGLKLKYESCLNKSKFTNISDKSLIDLGMLFDRTIEETRRISNNLMPAALSEFGLITAIRNICNEISETTKINILFNTEGIKNTLNLKVKTHIFRITQEALTNILKHSKAKNATINILFKENIIIIIIQDDGQGFDKSKIKLLNSHGLNNIKDRITLLSGKFTITSEISKGTKIYIEIPIEEKKHE from the coding sequence ATGGGAAATTTTTCAATATCTGATAAACTAATATTAGCTTTCCTGTCTCTTAGCTTTTTAACGATATCCATTATTGCTTCGTATTCTTTTTATAATACTAAAGAGGCTGTTTTAGAAAGAACATTTAACCAACTTACTTCTGTAAGAGTTGTCAAAACTAATTTAATTGAGACGTTTTTCTCTGACTGTATAAATGATGTTCAGTTGGCAAAGTCTTCGTCAGATATTAAAGAAATTGTAAAACAAATTAATAAGTTTGGCAGTTCATCAAATTACAGTATATTAAATGACAGCTTGGTCGATTTTAATAATCTGTTTATTAACGAAATATCAAAAAAACACTATACCGGAATTTCTATTGTAGGAAAAAATAATCTAATATATCAAATCAAAACATTGAAATCATCTCACAACAGACTCAATCAAGATTACGGATCATTACGGACAAGTTCAACTTTAAGCGAATTTGCGTACATAAGTGACTTAACTAAACCCGACAGTATAAGTCAGCCTGTTATTACAATCAGCTCCAAAATTTCAGATTCAACAAATAATATTATCGGAATAATTGTTTTTGAGATTTCTCTGAATTCAATAGATTCAATTATGTTAGAAAATAATCCTTCAAACGGACTTGGAACTTCCGGAGAATCATATTTAGTAGGGCATGATTATTTGATGAGGAGTTCATCTCGTTTCCATGCTAATTCTGTATTAAATACAATTGTTAAAACAGAAGCTGTTGATTCTGCTTTTATTGATTTGCCCGGCACAAAAGTAATTGACGATTATAGAGGTATCTCGGTTCTTAGTTCATACAGTAAAATAAATATTCCTAATCTTGACTGGGTAATTCTTGCAGAAATCGATTTTAAAGAAGCTACAATTTCCATATATAAAATTAGAAATGAGATTATATTTATTAGTATTTTTATCTTTTTCCTTGTATTGGTAGTCGTAATCATACTTTCCAAAAAAATTACTTATCCTGTTAAAAAACTTAATCAGGCAGCACAAGAAATCGGAGCAGGTAATTTTGATATTGAGATAAAAAACAACTTAAATGATGAAATAGGTGAACTTACAGACACCTTTAATAAAATGACAAAAAAATTAAAAGACCAAACAGAAGAATTAAAAGCAGAAAGAATAAAAAGTCTTAGCTCGTTAATTGACGGACAAGAATCTGAAAGACAAAGATTATCCGGAGAACTTCACGACAGCCTCGGACAATTACTTATAGGTTTAAAATTGAAATATGAAAGCTGTCTTAATAAATCAAAATTTACAAACATTTCTGATAAAAGCTTAATTGATTTAGGAATGCTCTTTGACAGAACAATTGAAGAAACACGAAGAATTTCAAATAATTTAATGCCGGCTGCTTTATCTGAGTTCGGTCTAATTACTGCAATCAGAAATATTTGCAATGAAATTTCTGAGACAACAAAAATAAATATTCTTTTTAATACAGAAGGAATAAAAAATACACTAAATCTAAAAGTAAAAACACATATTTTCAGAATAACACAAGAAGCATTAACAAATATATTAAAACATTCAAAAGCTAAAAATGCAACAATAAATATCTTATTTAAAGAGAATATAATAATTATTATAATTCAAGATGACGGACAAGGATTTGATAAATCAAAAATTAAATTATTGAATTCACACGGATTAAATAACATTAAAGACAGAATCACACTTTTATCAGGTAAATTTACAATAACATCAGAAATTTCAAAAGGAACAAAAATTTATATTGAAATACCAATAGAAGAAAAAAAACATGAGTAA
- a CDS encoding response regulator transcription factor translates to MSKIKIILVDDHQIVRDGIKSLLSDSFGIEIIGEAKDAYSFFSLLKTKIPDVVLLDISLPTMSGIEVSKIISAEFPQIKILMLSMYTSEDFIFNALKAGIHGYLPKNTTRNELCLAINEVYNGKEYFSKSISDTILKSYVKSAKYGNNISNDKLSNLTNREREILRHVVEGMNNPNIAERLCISIRTVETHKTSIMRKLDLNSTVDLVKFAIKNKIIEI, encoded by the coding sequence ATGAGTAAAATAAAAATCATATTAGTTGATGACCATCAGATTGTTAGAGACGGTATTAAATCACTGTTATCTGACAGTTTCGGCATAGAAATAATTGGTGAAGCAAAAGACGCCTATAGTTTTTTTAGTCTTCTTAAAACAAAAATTCCTGATGTTGTCCTGTTAGATATTTCATTACCTACAATGTCCGGTATTGAAGTTTCAAAAATAATCTCTGCCGAATTCCCTCAAATTAAAATATTAATGCTGTCAATGTATACATCTGAAGATTTTATTTTCAATGCTCTTAAAGCCGGAATACATGGATATCTGCCTAAAAATACAACTCGAAATGAATTATGCCTTGCTATAAATGAAGTATATAACGGCAAAGAATATTTTAGCAAATCAATATCTGACACTATACTTAAAAGTTATGTTAAAAGTGCAAAATACGGCAACAATATTTCCAACGATAAACTAAGTAATCTCACAAACAGAGAACGTGAAATTTTACGACATGTAGTTGAAGGAATGAATAATCCAAATATTGCCGAAAGACTTTGTATTAGTATTCGTACAGTTGAAACACACAAAACAAGTATAATGCGAAAACTTGATTTGAACAGTACTGTTGATCTTGTAAAATTTGCTATAAAGAATAAGATAATCGAAATATAG
- a CDS encoding ammonium transporter, whose translation MDFDTGTTTFMILCTSLVMLMTPGLALFYGGLSGKRNILGIMMQTFVSLGITTIMWVLIGYSLCFSGGEGGIIGNFDWAFLKTIPFDNPYSGADGKYPEYIFIAYQMMFAILTPALITGAFVNRVTFKAYLIFLVVWQLFVYYPFVHMVWGGGLLAEWGVLDFAGGIVVHATAGFAALASIFYVGKRKDTKSPPNSIPLVAIGTGLLWFGWYGFNAGSQLDVDAVTTIAFLNTDVAASFAAITWLIIEWVREGKPKFVGLLTGAVAGLATITPAAGFVPLWAAVLIGISAGGVCYFAVQLKNKWGWDDALDVWGVHGVGGLLGTILLGVFASAAINGQAGLIEGNSSFFVKEVVAVLGAAIYAFVFTYVMLIVINFITRVKVTVTEENAGLDESLHGEKAYDEGAL comes from the coding sequence ATGGATTTTGATACAGGAACAACAACATTTATGATTCTTTGTACAAGTTTGGTAATGTTAATGACACCCGGACTTGCATTATTTTACGGTGGTTTATCAGGTAAAAGAAACATATTAGGAATAATGATGCAAACCTTTGTATCATTAGGTATTACAACAATTATGTGGGTATTGATAGGATATTCTCTTTGCTTTAGCGGCGGAGAAGGTGGTATTATCGGAAATTTTGACTGGGCTTTTCTTAAGACTATCCCTTTTGACAATCCCTACAGTGGAGCCGACGGAAAGTATCCTGAATATATTTTTATTGCTTATCAGATGATGTTCGCAATTCTTACTCCGGCTCTGATTACCGGTGCCTTTGTAAACAGAGTAACTTTTAAGGCTTATTTAATTTTCTTAGTTGTTTGGCAATTATTTGTTTACTACCCATTTGTTCATATGGTTTGGGGTGGCGGATTATTAGCAGAATGGGGAGTACTTGATTTTGCAGGAGGTATTGTTGTTCACGCAACTGCCGGTTTTGCTGCTTTAGCATCAATTTTTTATGTTGGAAAAAGAAAAGATACAAAATCACCTCCTAATAGTATTCCTTTAGTAGCAATAGGGACAGGTTTATTATGGTTTGGTTGGTATGGTTTTAATGCAGGCAGTCAACTTGATGTTGATGCTGTTACAACAATTGCTTTTCTAAATACAGATGTTGCTGCTTCTTTTGCTGCAATTACATGGTTAATTATAGAATGGGTCAGAGAGGGTAAACCAAAATTTGTAGGTTTATTAACAGGTGCAGTTGCCGGACTTGCAACAATTACACCTGCTGCCGGTTTTGTTCCTTTATGGGCTGCTGTGTTAATTGGTATTTCTGCCGGAGGAGTTTGTTATTTTGCAGTTCAATTAAAAAACAAGTGGGGCTGGGATGATGCACTTGATGTATGGGGTGTTCACGGAGTAGGTGGTTTATTAGGAACTATTTTACTCGGTGTTTTTGCATCAGCAGCAATTAACGGTCAAGCAGGTTTAATTGAAGGAAACTCTTCATTTTTTGTTAAAGAAGTGGTAGCTGTGCTTGGAGCAGCAATTTATGCCTTTGTATTTACTTATGTAATGTTGATTGTAATAAATTTCATTACAAGAGTAAAAGTAACAGTTACTGAAGAAAATGCCGGTCTTGATGAATCATTACATGGCGAAAAAGCCTATGACGAAGGAGCTTTATAA
- a CDS encoding threonylcarbamoyl-AMP synthase, translated as MLLKIYDENPSEKQINEVVDILKNGGLVIIPTDSVYSIACDMNSRKAVETLARLKGIKLKDADFSFIFGELSCVADYTKPMSNSIFKIIKKNLPGPFTFILNANNNIPNFFRKSKKTIGVRIPDNNIVREIVRISGYPIMTTSVHADDEVREYMTDPSLIHEKYIKTVDAVIDGGYGKIEASTVVDCTKGEIEIIRHGVEELKV; from the coding sequence ATGCTGTTAAAGATTTATGATGAAAATCCGTCGGAAAAGCAAATAAACGAGGTTGTTGATATATTAAAAAACGGTGGTTTGGTAATTATACCGACAGATTCTGTTTACAGCATTGCTTGTGATATGAACAGCCGAAAAGCCGTTGAGACTCTGGCAAGATTGAAAGGCATAAAGCTGAAGGATGCAGATTTTTCGTTTATTTTCGGTGAGTTAAGTTGTGTTGCAGATTATACTAAACCAATGTCGAACAGTATTTTTAAAATAATTAAAAAGAATTTACCCGGTCCTTTTACATTTATTTTAAATGCAAATAATAACATTCCTAATTTTTTCAGAAAAAGTAAAAAAACAATTGGTGTAAGAATCCCTGATAATAATATTGTAAGAGAAATTGTTCGCATATCAGGGTATCCGATTATGACAACTTCAGTGCATGCTGATGATGAAGTAAGAGAATACATGACAGACCCTTCTTTGATTCATGAAAAATATATTAAGACAGTTGATGCTGTAATTGACGGGGGTTACGGTAAAATTGAAGCATCAACGGTTGTTGATTGTACAAAAGGAGAAATTGAGATAATAAGACACGGGGTTGAAGAATTGAAAGTTTAA
- a CDS encoding nitroreductase family protein has protein sequence MKNIILNHRSIRKYKDKEIEKEIIDRILEAGIRASNTGSMQAYSIIVTQDKEKKQALLPLHFNQEAVKQAPLILTFCADLNRFNKWCKLRDANPVYDNFLWFYTASIDATITAQNCAIAAEAEELGICYMGTTNYTAEKIIEVLELPKGVVPVTTLTIGWPDEEPGLTSRLPEAAVVHYESYSDFSDEDINKIYSESESSEFSKQLIKENKTETLAQVFTEKRYTGANNIHFSKSLLEVIKKQGFWNH, from the coding sequence ATGAAAAATATAATATTAAATCACAGATCAATTAGAAAGTATAAGGATAAGGAAATTGAAAAAGAAATTATTGATCGAATATTGGAAGCCGGTATAAGAGCTTCAAATACAGGGAGTATGCAAGCATACAGTATTATTGTAACACAAGATAAAGAAAAAAAGCAAGCATTATTACCTTTACATTTTAATCAAGAAGCCGTAAAACAAGCACCACTGATTTTAACTTTTTGTGCTGACTTAAATCGTTTCAATAAATGGTGTAAATTAAGAGATGCCAATCCTGTATATGATAACTTCTTGTGGTTTTATACTGCAAGTATTGATGCAACAATTACAGCTCAAAATTGTGCGATTGCTGCAGAAGCAGAAGAATTAGGCATTTGTTATATGGGAACAACAAACTATACTGCCGAAAAAATTATTGAAGTATTAGAACTTCCGAAAGGTGTAGTTCCTGTTACCACATTAACTATAGGTTGGCCGGATGAAGAACCCGGATTAACAAGCAGATTACCTGAAGCCGCTGTTGTTCATTACGAAAGTTATTCTGATTTTTCTGATGAAGACATTAATAAAATATATAGTGAATCAGAATCATCGGAATTCAGCAAGCAATTAATAAAAGAAAATAAAACAGAGACACTGGCACAAGTTTTCACAGAAAAAAGATATACAGGAGCGAATAATATTCATTTTTCAAAATCCTTGCTTGAAGTGATCAAGAAACAGGGTTTTTGGAATCATTAA
- a CDS encoding MBL fold metallo-hydrolase, which yields MISITFKNVGQGDSIFLEWKNNDDNHFGIIDSNKYKDTNPILEELKKRKITEIDFIIISHLHYDHYSGIAEILDYCIYNSIKINSFLHTLQQDYLFIFSKILKSTKQKFVLNSWLWFRYSVKYVYCNNPERDLTIVTIGATYGRNRIDKKNSDRSSTPFGVDVLYS from the coding sequence TTGATTTCCATTACTTTTAAAAATGTAGGGCAAGGTGATTCAATTTTTCTTGAATGGAAGAATAATGATGATAATCATTTTGGCATTATAGATAGTAATAAGTATAAAGATACAAACCCTATCCTTGAGGAACTGAAAAAAAGAAAAATCACTGAGATTGATTTTATTATAATATCTCATTTACACTATGATCATTATTCCGGAATTGCAGAGATATTAGATTATTGTATTTATAATTCAATAAAAATTAATAGTTTTCTTCATACATTACAGCAAGATTATTTGTTTATTTTCAGTAAAATTCTTAAAAGTACAAAACAAAAATTTGTTTTAAATAGTTGGCTATGGTTTAGGTATTCTGTGAAATATGTATATTGTAATAATCCCGAACGGGATTTAACAATAGTAACCATAGGTGCAACCTATGGAAGGAACAGGATAGATAAAAAGAACTCCGACAGGAGTTCAACACCTTTCGGTGTTGATGTTTTATATTCGTAG
- a CDS encoding PrsW family intramembrane metalloprotease — protein sequence MTILAVSLAPIVLILLYLYKRDKYEKEPKKLLAKVLIFGALTVIPIFFIETWLSGYWENKFNFPANKLLTAAYDSFIVAAFTEELFKYLVFIIFIWSNKNFNEKFDGIIYATFISLGFAAVENIIYVFNSGIGTGLIRAFTAVPAHAIFGITMGYFLAWAKFNPSKRFIYIVLSIAVPIALHGFYDFILMSQHTTLLLLFIPYLIFMVIIGLRQMKHLSGISRFKPEEDGSAVNLEE from the coding sequence ATGACAATTCTTGCTGTTTCCCTTGCTCCGATTGTACTCATTTTATTATACCTCTACAAAAGAGATAAATACGAAAAAGAGCCTAAAAAATTACTTGCAAAAGTTCTGATTTTCGGTGCTTTAACAGTAATACCGATTTTTTTTATTGAAACTTGGTTGTCAGGGTATTGGGAAAATAAATTTAACTTTCCTGCAAACAAACTATTAACAGCAGCGTACGATTCATTTATTGTAGCAGCATTTACAGAAGAGCTTTTTAAATATTTGGTATTCATAATTTTTATATGGAGCAATAAGAATTTCAATGAAAAGTTTGACGGAATAATTTATGCCACATTTATATCTCTCGGTTTTGCTGCTGTTGAAAATATAATATATGTATTTAACAGCGGGATAGGTACAGGTTTGATAAGAGCATTTACAGCCGTACCTGCACACGCAATCTTCGGAATAACAATGGGGTATTTCCTTGCTTGGGCAAAATTTAATCCGAGCAAAAGGTTTATTTATATTGTGTTATCTATAGCTGTTCCGATTGCACTTCACGGATTTTATGATTTTATATTAATGTCTCAACATACTACATTATTGCTGTTATTTATACCTTATCTAATTTTTATGGTAATAATAGGTTTAAGACAAATGAAGCATTTATCGGGGATTTCGAGGTTTAAACCGGAAGAAGATGGTTCTGCCGTGAATTTAGAGGAATAA
- a CDS encoding tetratricopeptide repeat protein — protein MKKLILYFWYILILLLVFNSCSTKKNTGLVRFYHNTTAHFNIYFNGFESFKRGMKTIEQTPENYTQLLPVFKNEREDVMSAISGDMDESIKKSVKMIKMHSITSKPEHKKPKKGKRAYALTDQQKEFYSKNEYNKWVDDAYLLIGKAHYFKGDYQGGFRSLHLILNKFRKNEIRFYAMYWIARSYSAMHDFNEADNYLNLITDDKTHPEDLNYAIDMCYADIYIKQKKYQEAVGKLDYLISQTKKKKKRARLKYITAQLYQKLNKGDKAIELFVEVIKMNPPYEMAFSAKINMAKSFINSSEGSEKIRKLLAKMLKDDKNIDFQDQIYYVLAGVEYKEGNEDKALNYYHKSVNTSVSNQNQKALSYLALADIYFERRSYLPAGEYYDSTMSVLDTKYPDYDMIAKKTKNLKELTDNLKLIAHEDSLQRIASMDSVKRNEYIQSIIDRLIAEERAANNPTNTGNYDQFNRGDYNPNQTRGKWYFYNTQALSIGKSEFMKIWGKRKSEDHWRRKNKQVILDELEDDETQESDSGRITDNKKIEFYLQDLPLTDSLITLSDERIARAYFDAGVVYERKMEDYEEAVESYNTLIKRFPEYNLNVEAYFNMYLIYFNKTKNKSLAEKNRNNILNKYPHSKYAKILSDPNYLNTLKQNKNKIDKLYAEAYESYKKNKYSVVIKKTEEAFNVSKQNHLEAKFLYLKGMAKGCLGDIKKMEEILKNLVKTYPKDEVTPLAQNVIDLLESGKYDPDYYEFKTDSVYYYAIVVNKKDTLANKIKYILTTYNVSAFPKSNFKTEVFDLGEDKTAITIKTFADDVSAVNYLNNIKNSNSYKDIPLSYYNDFIISDSNSEKLKKLPILDKYLNFYKSHY, from the coding sequence TTGAAAAAGTTAATTTTATATTTTTGGTATATACTAATTTTATTATTAGTATTTAATTCGTGTTCAACTAAAAAGAACACAGGTCTTGTGAGGTTCTATCATAATACAACCGCACATTTTAACATATACTTCAATGGTTTTGAGAGTTTTAAGAGAGGAATGAAAACCATTGAACAAACACCTGAAAACTATACACAACTATTACCTGTTTTCAAGAACGAAAGGGAAGATGTAATGAGTGCAATTTCCGGAGATATGGATGAATCTATTAAGAAATCCGTAAAAATGATTAAGATGCACTCAATAACATCAAAACCTGAGCACAAAAAGCCTAAAAAAGGTAAAAGGGCTTATGCTCTTACTGATCAACAAAAAGAATTTTACAGTAAGAATGAATATAATAAATGGGTTGATGATGCTTATTTATTGATTGGCAAAGCGCATTATTTCAAAGGCGATTATCAAGGCGGATTCAGATCACTTCATTTAATTCTTAATAAATTCAGAAAAAATGAAATAAGGTTTTATGCTATGTATTGGATTGCCAGGTCATACAGTGCGATGCATGATTTTAATGAAGCCGATAATTATTTAAACCTCATAACTGATGACAAGACACACCCCGAAGATTTGAATTACGCTATTGACATGTGTTATGCTGATATATACATAAAACAAAAAAAATATCAAGAAGCTGTCGGAAAACTTGATTACCTTATTTCACAAACTAAAAAGAAAAAGAAAAGAGCAAGATTAAAATATATAACTGCTCAATTATATCAGAAATTAAATAAAGGCGATAAAGCCATTGAATTATTTGTTGAAGTCATAAAAATGAATCCGCCTTATGAAATGGCATTCAGTGCGAAGATTAATATGGCGAAATCATTTATTAACAGTTCTGAAGGTAGTGAAAAAATCAGAAAGTTACTGGCAAAAATGCTTAAAGATGATAAAAATATTGATTTTCAAGATCAAATATATTATGTATTAGCAGGTGTTGAGTATAAAGAGGGAAATGAAGACAAAGCATTAAATTATTATCATAAATCTGTTAACACAAGTGTTTCAAACCAAAATCAAAAAGCATTATCATATCTTGCTCTGGCAGATATTTATTTTGAAAGGCGAAGCTACTTGCCTGCCGGCGAATACTACGACAGTACAATGAGTGTACTTGATACAAAATATCCTGATTATGACATGATTGCTAAGAAAACCAAAAATCTGAAAGAATTAACAGATAATTTAAAATTAATTGCACATGAAGACAGCCTGCAAAGAATTGCATCAATGGATTCCGTAAAAAGGAATGAGTATATTCAAAGTATAATAGATCGCCTGATTGCAGAAGAAAGGGCTGCTAATAACCCAACAAATACCGGGAATTATGATCAGTTTAACAGAGGTGATTATAATCCGAATCAAACCAGAGGAAAATGGTATTTTTACAATACCCAGGCATTAAGTATCGGAAAATCTGAATTTATGAAAATTTGGGGTAAAAGAAAATCAGAAGACCATTGGCGACGAAAAAACAAGCAAGTTATTTTAGACGAACTTGAAGATGATGAAACACAGGAATCAGATTCAGGCAGAATTACCGATAATAAAAAAATTGAGTTTTACTTGCAAGATTTGCCTTTAACAGATTCATTAATCACACTGTCTGACGAAAGAATTGCAAGAGCATATTTCGATGCCGGTGTTGTTTATGAACGAAAAATGGAAGATTATGAAGAGGCAGTAGAATCATATAACACTTTAATAAAAAGATTTCCTGAATACAATTTAAATGTTGAAGCATATTTTAATATGTATTTAATTTATTTCAATAAAACAAAAAATAAATCGTTGGCAGAAAAAAACAGAAATAATATTCTTAATAAATATCCGCACAGCAAATATGCAAAAATTCTCTCTGATCCCAACTATCTGAATACTCTGAAACAAAATAAAAACAAAATTGACAAGTTATATGCCGAAGCATATGAATCATATAAAAAGAATAAATATTCGGTAGTGATAAAAAAAACAGAGGAAGCGTTTAATGTTTCAAAACAAAATCATCTTGAAGCTAAATTTTTGTATTTAAAAGGAATGGCAAAAGGTTGTTTAGGAGATATAAAAAAAATGGAAGAAATTTTAAAAAATTTGGTAAAGACCTATCCTAAAGATGAAGTTACACCACTTGCCCAAAATGTTATTGACCTGTTAGAAAGCGGAAAATATGATCCGGATTATTATGAGTTTAAAACTGATTCAGTATATTATTACGCAATTGTTGTAAACAAAAAAGACACATTAGCTAATAAAATAAAATATATACTGACAACATATAATGTAAGTGCATTTCCAAAATCTAATTTTAAAACTGAAGTTTTTGATTTAGGTGAGGATAAAACAGCAATTACAATAAAAACATTTGCTGATGATGTGAGTGCAGTAAATTATCTGAATAATATCAAAAATTCAAACAGCTATAAAGATATACCCCTATCATATTATAACGATTTTATAATTTCAGACAGCAATTCAGAAAAATTAAAAAAACTGCCTATACTTGATAAGTATTTAAATTTTTACAAGTCTCATTATTAA
- a CDS encoding metallophosphoesterase translates to MNLYKPVILLIFLLAPNFKGFSQIKVPAVYSNIFADENGKVYHKHMEKKFYAKEFNSFLTLENMQGKPTGTKKGISFNFGNENFEGELYYGLIDYTDSKHPTPVWFRKTEPIKNGLAEINIKDNLSGTYDMSGWESAGFGTLGYRITNEKGKLLYDGIVSFYYSNVEFVVAPTITEGPFINILTSGGATISFKTNQKIKTNITIDGKVFSDKEKCKYHEIIISGLKPATLYKYEVEYGKMSQEYFFKTAHKKGDRKPFVFAYASDSRAGQGGGEHDLFGVNFYVMRKISALAKYKDVAFMQFTGDMVNGYSHDKRDINLQYSNWKRAIEPYAHYFPFVAAIGNHEVTGKLFVDESNNWKGFIDGFPFETESSSAIFAENFVNPINGPKSEDGAYYDPDPKKIDFPPYDETVFYYIYDNVAVVVLNSNYFYSPSVSRNHTTSGNLHAYIMDVQLEWLDKTIKMLEKDKDIDHIFVTQHTPVFPNGGHVKDDMWYGGDNSYRPYVAGEPVKKGIIERRDEYLNILINKSTKAVAVLTGDEHNYNNVKITPDVNIYPENYKFEKLKRNRTIWQINNGAAGAPYYAQDKSTPWTNAVSGFTTQQALVLFYVEGKKVIVKVMNPDTLELIDEFILRD, encoded by the coding sequence ATGAATTTATATAAGCCGGTTATACTTTTAATATTCTTATTAGCTCCTAATTTTAAAGGTTTTTCGCAAATAAAAGTTCCTGCGGTTTATTCAAATATATTTGCAGATGAAAACGGGAAAGTTTACCATAAACATATGGAAAAAAAATTCTATGCAAAAGAATTTAATTCTTTTTTGACTCTTGAAAATATGCAGGGAAAGCCGACCGGAACAAAAAAAGGCATTTCATTTAATTTCGGGAATGAGAATTTTGAAGGAGAATTATATTACGGATTAATTGATTACACTGATTCAAAGCATCCTACGCCTGTTTGGTTTAGGAAAACGGAACCAATTAAAAACGGACTTGCCGAAATAAATATAAAAGATAATCTTTCGGGAACTTATGATATGTCCGGATGGGAATCAGCCGGATTTGGTACTTTAGGATATAGAATTACAAATGAAAAAGGGAAGTTGTTATATGACGGAATAGTATCATTTTATTATTCAAATGTAGAATTTGTAGTTGCTCCGACAATTACAGAAGGTCCGTTTATTAATATCTTAACTTCCGGAGGAGCAACAATTTCATTTAAAACAAATCAAAAAATTAAAACAAATATTACTATTGACGGCAAAGTTTTTTCTGACAAAGAAAAATGCAAATATCACGAAATAATAATTTCGGGTTTAAAACCTGCAACTTTATACAAATATGAAGTTGAATACGGTAAAATGTCTCAAGAGTACTTTTTTAAAACCGCACATAAAAAAGGCGATCGAAAACCTTTTGTTTTCGCTTATGCAAGTGATTCAAGAGCCGGACAGGGTGGGGGTGAACACGATTTATTCGGAGTCAACTTTTATGTGATGAGAAAAATATCGGCTTTAGCAAAATATAAAGATGTTGCTTTTATGCAATTTACAGGAGATATGGTAAACGGTTATTCACATGATAAGCGAGATATTAACCTTCAATATTCCAATTGGAAAAGAGCAATTGAACCTTATGCTCATTATTTTCCTTTTGTTGCTGCAATCGGAAACCATGAAGTAACAGGAAAATTGTTTGTTGACGAAAGTAATAATTGGAAGGGTTTTATTGACGGTTTTCCTTTTGAAACTGAATCATCTTCAGCAATTTTTGCCGAAAATTTTGTTAACCCGATTAATGGTCCGAAAAGCGAAGACGGTGCATATTATGATCCGGATCCTAAAAAAATAGATTTTCCGCCTTATGATGAAACAGTCTTTTATTATATCTATGATAATGTTGCAGTTGTTGTTTTAAACTCTAATTATTTCTATTCTCCTTCTGTCAGCAGAAATCATACTACAAGCGGAAACTTGCATGCTTATATTATGGATGTTCAATTGGAATGGTTAGACAAAACAATAAAAATGCTTGAAAAAGATAAAGATATCGACCATATCTTTGTAACTCAACATACACCGGTATTTCCAAACGGAGGGCATGTTAAAGATGATATGTGGTATGGCGGAGACAATTCTTACAGACCATATGTAGCAGGAGAACCGGTAAAAAAAGGAATTATTGAAAGGCGTGACGAATATTTGAATATTTTAATTAATAAAAGTACAAAAGCTGTTGCTGTATTGACAGGAGATGAACATAATTATAACAATGTGAAAATAACTCCGGATGTAAATATATATCCTGAAAATTATAAATTTGAAAAGCTGAAAAGAAATCGAACCATTTGGCAGATTAATAACGGGGCGGCAGGTGCACCTTATTACGCTCAAGATAAGAGTACTCCTTGGACAAATGCTGTCAGCGGATTTACAACACAGCAAGCATTAGTATTATTTTATGTAGAAGGGAAAAAAGTAATTGTAAAAGTAATGAACCCCGATACTTTGGAATTAATTGATGAGTTTATTTTGAGAGATTGA